A single genomic interval of Paralichthys olivaceus isolate ysfri-2021 chromosome 7, ASM2471397v2, whole genome shotgun sequence harbors:
- the LOC109624483 gene encoding plakophilin-3, with protein MSVLASENAFLSALQPNTQVTTYGLPSEVQLGNGGSVSDEVSRTRRVQQQVQMRLAEKSTLPRLNGSAAHYAMSDYDGSLTTKYQTYNPSFSSKSSYMYSGSRTMGPRVSQRSGFSCQSAGPDLAQIHKISVGGGGAGGGGFRAGAGGGGSFYREDMRVGSYQSRPHPRMDSETLSMHTMRQQPLHMNSWIVDNSDAGSLVSERDATFNRQFNQGTLNGYTTQMRQEVSPMVMQRSLSGTLNRGGGMTGGETEIVHQHTLKGPAQRTISRITNRNRMSMGSMSGSTYSRGGDMVDRGGFIASGMSSASQGNLVMQRPGTMSRAMSSKSIQSVGRGMDIFTGQVDMGASIGNLSGIASLDMLTAVQHLRDSDQDLQVLGAAYIQHECYNDSEAKHEVRRLKGISELVRLFNSENQEVQRYATGATRNIIYENMDNKVALIEEGGIPQLVEALKENDDELHKNITGILWNLSSKDNLKEKLARETLPDLTEKVLIPLSGGGDYDDIFQSPSEADIYYNTTGCLRNLSSVNEKTRQQMRETNGLVDSLVHYIQSSLNANKAEDKGVENAVCVLRNLSYQLYNEMPPSAMMRLEGPTRAQDSGNGEAIGCFTPQSRKAKNVKNQDLSTFTEVARVPKGMEWLWHPQIVGVYNRVLHQCEINSTTREAAAGALQNITAGDMRWASVLSRVALEQERMLPMLMDLLRTNKDVELRSITGLLRNLSRHAKDKGNMATKVVNNLVTKLPEDGHQKEPSSDVVVNICGILNNLVTGSSLAARDITFFGGLPKLVNIKASSGTSSGKMKAAKAAATVLCNMYQYKKLHRQYKAKGFSRLDFSDML; from the exons actACGATGGCTCTTTAACAACGAAATATCAAACCTACAACCCAAGCTTCAGCTCAAAGTCCTCCTACATGTACTCCGGTTCCAGAACGATG gGTCCTCGTGTATCCCAGAGGTCGGGCTTCAGCTGCCAGTCTGCCGGCCCAGATCTGGCccagatccacaagatcagtgtcggaggtggtggagctggaggtggtggatttagagctggagctggtggtggtggtagtttTTACAGAGAGGACATGCGTGTGGGCAGCTACCAAAGCAGACCCCATCCCCGAATGGACTCAGAGACCCTCTCTATGCACACAATGCGGCAGCAGCCCTTGCATATGAATAGCTGGATAGTCGATAACAGCGACGCTGGCAGCTTAGTCTCGGAACGGGATGCCACTTTCAACCGCCAGTTCAACCAGGGTACGCTCAACGGGTACACCACCCAGATGAGGCAAGAAGTAAGCCCCATGGTCATGCAGCGATCCCTCAGTGGCACTCTTAACCGTGGCGGAGGGATGACAGGAGGGGAGACGGAGATAGTCCATCAACATACTTTAAAAGGCCCGGCCCAGCGCACcatcagcaggattacaaacCGAAACCGCATGAGCATGGGCTCCATGTCTGGGAGCACCTACAGTAGAGGAGGGGACATGGTGGATAGAGGGGGGTTTATTGCTTCCGGAATGTCTTCGGCTTCCCAGGGGAACTTGGTGATGCAGCGTCCAGGCACCATGTCCCGCGCCATGTCATCCAAAAGCATTCAGAGTGTTGGCCGGGGCATGGACATCTTCACTGGGCAGGTGGATATGGGAGCCAGCATAGGGAATCTCAGCGG GATCGCCTCCTTGGACATGCTCACAGCGGTGCAACACCTGAGGGATTCTGACCAAGATTTACAGGTTCTGGGCGCCGCCTACATTCAACATGAGTGTTACAACGACAGCGAAGCCAAACATGAG GTGCGTCGTTTGAAGGGCATCAGCGAGCTGGTGAGACTCTTCAACAGTGAGAACCAGGAAGTGCAGCGCTACGCCACTGGGGCCACACGCAACATCATCTACGAGAATATGGACAATAAAGTAGCGCTGATCGAAGAGGGCGGCATCCCGCAGCTGGTCGAGGCGCTCAAGGAAAACGACGACGAGCTCCACAAAAACATCACAG gtatcCTGTGGAATCTTTCATCCAAAGACAACCTGAAGGAGAAACTGGCCCGGGAGACCCTTCCTGATTTGACCGAGAAGGTCCTCATCCCTCTGTCTGGCGGCGGAGACTACGACGACATCTTTCAGTCCCCCTCCGAGGCCGACATTTACTACAACACCACTGGATGCCTCAG GAATCTGAGCTCTGTGAACGAGAAGACTCGTCAGCAGATGAGAGAGACCAACGGACTGGTGGACTCTTTGGTCCACTACATCCAGTCGTCCCTCAATGCGAACAAGGCAGAAGACAAG GGGGTGGAAAACGCAGTGTGTGTCTTGCGGAACCTCTCCTACCAGCTCTACAATGAGATGCCTCCATCTGCCATGATGCGCCTGGAAGGACCAACCAGAGCTCAGGACTCAGGGAACGGCGAGGCCATTGGTTGCTTTACACCTCAGAGCAGGAAAGCTAAAAAC GTCAAGAACCAGGATCTCTCCACTTTCACTGAGGTGGCACGGGTGCCAAAGGGTATGGAGTGGCTGTGGCACCCTCAGATAGTTGGGGTGTACAACCGCGTGCTGCATCAGTGCGAGATCAACTCCACCACCCGCGAGGCAGCCGCCGGAGCTCTGCAGAACATCACAGCCGGAGACATGAGG TGGGCATCAGTACTGAGCCGGGTGGCTCTGGAGCAGGAGCGCATGCTGCCAATGCTGATGGACCTGCTACGTACCAACAAAGACGTGGAGCTGCGTTCCATCACAGGCCTCCTCCGAAATCTGTCCCGTcatgccaaggacaagggcaacATGG cgACGAAGGTTGTAAACAACCTGGTGACCAAGCTGCCGGAAGATGGGCACCAGAAGGAGCCGTCCAGCGATGTAGTGGTGAACATCTGTGGTATTCTCAACAACCTGGTGACGGGCAGCTCTTTAGCGGCCAGAGACATCACCTTCTTCGGCGGTCTGCCCAAACTGGTCAACATCAAGGCCTCGAGTGGCACCAG ctcTGGGAAGATGAAAGCAGCCAAAGCAGCAGCCACAGTTCTCTGCAACATGTACCAGTACAAGAAACTGCACAGACAGTACAAAGCG AAAGGGTTCTCACGACTGGATTTTTCTGATATGCTTTAA